agcCCAAAACAAGTAGTTCTGTGGATATTGGTCAGAACGCCCTCAGCTGGGACTTTGTAAATAGTAATTAAACCTGTAAACATTGCGGACCATCATTCTTACTCACATTGTTTAATTTAAACTGTAGCATCATTCTGATCGCAGTAACCAATTATAACTGCCAAGCGGcgtttttaaaattcaagtgTGTATTTTAACATCTTCCATTTTAGgaagagaaataattattttaatgtaatatgATGAAAGAATGGAAtcgctttttcttttaactgtcaTTGTTGGGACCTTTCTGACGTAGAGGTGAAGACCGTTTGCAAAATGGCTTCGTGAGTGAATGTTTTCTAGTAATATTTAATAGCgacaatatttataattatgtttgtttttatcacttAAACCATTCATAACTCTTATTATAACGATTGGTAAAGCTCCAGCCAGTGAAAAGATCGATCTTGTTAAAACATCGATGGCAGATCACCTGAAGGGACGGAAGACATCTTGTGTGGACGTCTTGTACATGTCCTCCAGCAGCAGGTGGCGGTGAGACCTTAGATGTTGTGACCGGGTCACCGACCTCATGTCAGAGCGGCCTAGCCTCGCTCAGTCAGAATGTTTTAAAGCATCTCAAgggaagaaacattttatatcaaCTTTCAATCGTCACAGCTGTAATGGAGCTcatcactttgaaaaaaacGTGTGCTCTGTGTTCTGAAAAGTTTGATTGTGTCTGTGGCAGGTCAGGACAgattgtttgtaaataatgtatacTGTATGGGGACGGCTTGGCTGTGgtgtacatgcatgtttgtgtaggTGTATTGCACATCCCCAATGCTCTCCTGTCCCATGTGAACTGTTGACACTGTGAGCCAGGGCTCAGGTGCAGACATGGATGGTTCCCACGGGACCTCGACAATGCTTTCTGTTTCGGATGACTCCTTCAGCCTGTTCCTCCATGCAGATCTCTCCCGAAAGATTATATCACTGCTTTCCATGCTTTAAGCTCATTTAAAATTCACAAGATctcgtggattttattttattttactttattttattttatttttcaaacggGCATTTACAATCCTGCAGGCTAtaagaaatgtattatttaaagATTCGTTATGACTTTAAGAACCTTCCAGGCCCCGCGCTGTCTTCCTATTCACTGGTAATCCATTATTGATATTCTTTTGTGGCGACTGAAATATTCCACgtgaataaagtaaacaaacattgatGCTTGTTGTGCTTGTGTTCAGACGTTGTGCTATGGAGAAGGCCGTTAAGGCTGTTACCAGGGAAACGTGCCGAAGCGTCAAACGAAAGTTGTCCCGAGTTTAATAAGATGTGCAAAATACATAATCTGCCAGAACCAAACAAGACCAATGAAAATTAAAGTTTAGCAGTAGCGTataataagataataaattACTGTGAGATAATAAATTACTGTATTGGTGAAGAATAGCAGTCGTTTAACACGCCAAGCACCGGCAGACACTTGTATCTAAGTTACTCGccaaaaacaactgaaaaaagtTCACACCTTAGTAATAGACATACTTTAGAGTCGTTTATTTTTGTACACAAAGCCATAATATAAaccatattttattatatatattcccgaatataaatataagcattaaaaatagTCTCTGTACATTCACAGTATACTGTATAGGGCTTAGTGTAAAAAGACTATCAGAcctttttatattgtttgtttgttccctTATTCAGTCGACAGGACACGAGATGTAGTACTGTGCCGGCGACTGTCGACTGGACACAAGGTCTGGTCATGCACTTGGCTGTTCTTTGGCAGCAAGTCCGCCAGGTGAGGGCTCAGGTGGACGGAACAGCTCTGCAAAGCGTCAGGAAAACAACGTTGTAAACAACATGTAACACACGTTTAAATTTATCAGTTTTTTCACATTCCAGTGAAACATTATCTTAATAGGGAAATTGAGCGTactaaaacatataaatatttcagtttcaaatCGTTTGTTGTATCATGTCATTGGCAAGTAAGAACTGCAATGGACCAGACAATGGTGACAGGCGACAAGAATTAAGAGtacattgaaaacaaatgtttgcaacACTGAAGGGAAACCTGATTATTGGAGGTGCCGGCATGCTAAGCTTACCCTTTGTTATCAGCTTTggtcaaaattaaaattatcgACTgctaacacaaaacaaaacacctaTTTCACATACTAGCATATAGTATTTTTGATCACAGTAAAACTACGGGGTGAGCCACGAACGAGCGAAAGTGCAGCCCATGCGCAAATAAAATTGCGGCCCCTGTTCTACAGGCAAATTTCACGGCACCAGAAGTAGACAGGATATTAAActgaaagaaagtgaaattGTATGCTGTTTGATAGCTATCTACCTCATTATGGCTTGATCAGCCAAGGTTTTCAAACAGATAAAATGTCTTGCCTGGGTCTGTTAAGGGAAAAGTTGATAGGTCTGAATCCAAGAGGACCGTAGACTTTTGGAGGGAGCTGTCTGGAGACGACTGGTGTGTTGTTCGATGTCGGAGGAGCTTGGTTGCCCCCGGTGGGTTGTCGCCCCATGGCTGTCCTTCCCTCGCCCCACACTGCGGCTCCTCTGACCTCACTGTCATAGCTGGCCCCGACGGTGTCGCCATCTGTGTCCCTGCCTGCACCGTTGACCCCATACTATAGTCTGGCACTTGCTGTCTTGTCACCAAAGATCTCACAGCTGAGGTTGTGTCATGATACTCAGTGGAAGGTCTACGGGCGGAAAGAGCTGAGATGTGTGGCTGTTGACTCTGTTTGGAAGGCACTGGCAATGACGAGCCATAATGGCTATTTCGGTCATtcaactcctcctcctcctcgtcgcTGGACATGTACACTGGGTTATCCAGGTCCCGAAAATATCGCGAGGCCTCGGGGCCCAGCACGAGGAAGTCGGCGTCGCCAGTCGGTCTTCCCGTGTCCATAAAAAGAAGCACCAAAACTGTCAACTGGTCTCGGTATGTCCATCACGACAGCCGGCATCGGGTTTACCATGGCGATCGGAATTTGAACTGGGCCACAGAGAGGGTTGCCCCTGGCTGCCATCCAGTTCATCATTGCTTGTTGACCTCCCAATGCCGTGGAGTCTGCTGCTGAGGATACGAACATGCCTGGCCCTACAGACCTCAGCTGCTCATCTGTCGACTGAGGCACGACGCCATTGTTGCCGAGGTTGCCCACCATGTAGGACCATTGCTGCTGAGGCTGTGGAGGTTGAAAACACAGCGAAGTCGTGTACAGGTTGAGGTAAGTGCTGTCAAGGCCACCAGGTGTGGCCGACAGAGATGAGGCTGGAAGCTCTGTGTGATTCATGGCGTAGGAAGTGGGGTTGACGAGATGAGGAGCCGCAGTGGAAGATGGGATGAGGACCTGTGAGCGATTCAATTTATCAGCCATGTCCCATGTCATGGTTCGAGCGTCCTGATAATATTGTTTCTGAGGGATgacaaaagaagaaggaagaaggcCATCCACTCCGGAACTGGGACTCAAACTGGAAGTTTGGCCTGACCTGTTTGCCATGTCTGCCGTAAAAGTGGTGTAcaaatgctgctgctgctgctgctgttgttgttgttgttgttgttgttgttgctgttgttgctgctgctgctgctgctgcaaaaggagggaggagggtgtACACAGCACTGTAGTTCCTAAAGCATGGTTATCGTTGTGGCGCTGTTCCTGCTGGATGTTGACAGCATGCAGTCGCTCCTGACTCTCCAAATGGCGAAGGCGCCGGAACTGCAATTCCGTGTCCTTTTGTCGGTTTCGTTCCATCTCCATCTGTTGCTCCCGGCGACCCACAACACCCGCTATCTCCTCCGCCACGcgcttcttctccttcttcctaACTGTCGACTCGTACGTGAACTTCTTCGTCTTCTTGCCAAAGATTCTGGGCACGTGCCATTCTTCGTCCCTTCGTGCGTGACCCTCCGGGTCTGGGTGAACCGATTCGTAGTCGGGGAGAACAACGATCTGACCTTTGCTCCCGACGTAAGCCACGCCAGCACGTTTCATTATCCCTACACTGGGGTCGGTGGCGCCAGACCAGTGCACCATGTTTCCTCCATTTTCCTCTGCAATGTTGGAATTCGTATGAGATAGTCGTCTAGCTCCATTCGTTAAGACCGCGTCCTGAGAAGATGAAGATTTCTGGTGACCACCGTTTTCTTCCGAACGATCCGCCCCCAAGTCAATGGACTTGTCCTGCTTGAGGAGTGTTCTAGGCGAGCTGCTGGTGGAGCCAAACTGTTTGTGAAGCTCTCGTGCATGGACTTCCTGAACTTCTGGCCCCGCTTGTTGTACTCGTCCAAATACTCGGCTTTCTTCAACTCCGACCTTTTTCTGGATTTCATGTCGTCTATTCGACTTGAGAGGACTGAAGACTTGAATCCGTTCGATGTCTCGAGCGACACAGAATTCCTCGAGTATAGTGTATCGTCCATGATGTCATCGTCTGAATCGAGGTCATCCTCGGGTTTCCAGTCTTTTGAAAAGGTGCGAGTTTGTACAGAGCCGTTATCTTCTACAGCAGAGGTCACGACCCCTTCCTCATCGGACAAGTCTATCACTCCATTCATGACGACTGGTGCAGAGGTCCAACCAGAGCCGCCCTTACTGCAGTTCATGTCCTGGTCAGGGTTGGGCTCTGACACGCTCTGTTCAGCTTTAGAAGATCCACCAGGAAGATGACTGTCTCTCATTGCAACAGATGATACAAGAGATAAAtctgtttcatttcttaaaCCCTGATCAAGCTTTCTGTCCATTGTTTTCGTGTCTAATTTTAACTCTTCACTCTTAGCTATGAGGCTGACATGGAGCGCCCTCTGGCTGTCTTCCAGCTTTCTGTTGTTGCGCCGCTCTTCCCGAGCTCTGGAGGCCTTCTCCAGTTCCTCGCGGAACAGCGCGTGCTGGTCCTTGGGGCGCGGAGGGTCGGCCGACATCCGGGTCTTCACCAGACTTTTCTCACTCCTCCTTTCCACCGTCATGACGATGTCGTGTTGCAGCAAGGAGCTGAGTTTCCGTGGAGTGGCCGACTTCTCATTGTTCTCTACAGATTTACCGTTCATGTCACTTTGCTCTTCTTTTGTGGATGGTACTGATGGGACGGACGTTGCTACGGAGGGTATGTTGTGCTCTGAAGTTTGCCCTCTCGAATCTGCTGTGTCAGTGATAACGTCCTCAGCTCCAGCTAACCTGCCAGTTAAAGGACTATGGTGTTCAGCCTCATGCTTcgcatatttattttgtgttacagACGACATGCCTTCCTCCGCAGCATGAGTGTGTTGACTGTTGTCCATGGGTGTGGCTGCTTGTTGTACAgatgttgttgtttgctgtgagTCATCCTCCACATGCTTTAACGCAGCCTTGAGCTTCTCCAGGGCCTCCAGCTCAGCCCTGGCATCGGCAATGGCTCTGGCCGTGAAGTTCACCTCCGTGTCAGTGCGGTGAGCAGCCTGTCTGACCCCGGCGTCGCCATCGGTTGTCTTACCTTGGCCAGAAACCTGGAAGGTAGGTGTGGAGGTACTGATCAAGACCTTACTTGCCGCAGAAACTGCAGGAGGGATCTGTTGAGGTATGGGTGGCGGGGAAAAGGCAGGAGGTGCACGGGAAGGTATTTTGGGGGCAGGTCCCTTTGAAGTTCTTGAGGAcgaggaagatgatgatgctTGACTTTGCAGCGAAAACTTTCTTTGTGATGTTGTTGTCAGCTCATCGAAATCGTAGTCCGCTGGTGGTTCAGCGGTCAGGGAGGGCTtttctacacacaaaaaataaataaatcttattATTCAAAAGTTTTCGACACAAATAGGCTAGCTACACAAAtatgtttgagagagaaaagaactcATCCgtcagttttaaatgtttaaaatcttcCCTACGCATGACTAGCGATATCTTGACCATGAGGATGGTCCTCATACACCATAAAAGTGGGTTTGGGGAAATAACTTCTTCCTTAACAACTAAGTTTCATCACTTGTAAGATTATCAAAATCTCAAGATTATTAACGCggaacacttaaaaaaaatccaagtcTTGCTCTTCATTTTCCACTACACGAAacgaaaagaagagaaaaagaagactaTCAAGCTATCATAGTTTTGGTTTTCTTCGCTACCATACTTACCAGGATTGTTGTCCTTTTGTCTTGCACCAGGCGGTGGCGGCGCCTGCCGTTTCTTGGACTTGCCGACACCCAGGTCGGACCCCTGACTGCTGGCGCTGGCAAGAGAAAACTGGTCATCGCTTCTGCCCACCGATGTGTCTTGGGGAGAGTTCTTCTCCCTGTCATCCACGATATCAGCCACCCTCTTGTCCACCCTGTTCTCCAGGTCAGCCTGTCGCGACTGGCGGCGGAACTCCGCCAGCTGAGCGTATGTCAAGTTGAAAGAGTAGTCCAGATCAAAGGAATTTttcaccggaagtgacgtcactcCAGAACCTGATGGACCTGACGTTTCTTGGTGCTCACTCGGGTCTTCCATAATCACGGAGTCTTTGCTTGCCAAACTGATAGACGCAGACGGGAATCGCCTGTGTTCCACCGGCCTGGAACGATCAAAGAGAGAACTCGTCTGCTTCAGTCCAACGCCATTAACTCCCCTTCTCTGGTCGCTGTCTTGACCTGTAGACCTTGACACAGGGTCAACCTTAACGTGGCCGTTTGCTGGAAAAGACATGGCGTTGGTATGCTTTTCTTGCATACTATTGGACCGTGACAGCTCTAACTTGTTGAGGGCCACAAAGGTCTCGCTGTTGGTCCTGGCGTGCTGTGGGCGTGGCTTAACTGAGTCCTTGTCACCTTTCGTGACTCTTTCTCTCCCATAAATATGTTCTCCTTATCCCGCGATGAGAACTTTGTTTGAGGCTCTGATCCAAAGTCGTCGTTTCTGAGAACATTGCTCGCATTGCGGTcctgaaatatttctgtatacTCGGGGTGGCGTTTGGAGAGTTGCCGGGAGACGGGCCTCAGCAGATGGCGGGTATTGACTTCATTGATGCCCACAGGCAGGA
This is a stretch of genomic DNA from Pomacea canaliculata isolate SZHN2017 linkage group LG3, ASM307304v1, whole genome shotgun sequence. It encodes these proteins:
- the LOC112559860 gene encoding uncharacterized protein LOC112559860, whose product is MSSDEEEEELNDRNSHYGSSLPVPSKQSQQPHISALSARRPSTEYHDTTSAVRSLVTRQQVPDYSMGSTVQAGTQMATPSGPAMTVRSEEPQCGAREGQPWGDNPPGATKLLRHRTTHQSSPDSSLQKSTVLLDSDLSTFPLTDPELFRPPEPSPGGLAAKEQPSA
- the LOC112559858 gene encoding LOW QUALITY PROTEIN: inner centromere protein A-like (The sequence of the model RefSeq protein was modified relative to this genomic sequence to represent the inferred CDS: inserted 1 base in 1 codon), producing the protein MQEKHTNAMSFPANGHVKVDPVSRSTGQDSDQRRGVNGVGLKQTSSLFDRSRPVEHRRFPSASISLASKDSVIMEDPSEHQETSGPSGSGVTSLPVKNSFDLDYSFNLTYAQLAEFRRQSRQADLENRVDKRVADIVDDREKNSPQDTSVGRSDDQFSLASASSQGSDLGVGKSKKRQAPPPPGARQKDNNPEKPSLTAEPPADYDFDELTTTSQRKFSLQSQASSSSSSSRTSKGPAPKIPSRAPPAFSPPPIPQQIPPAVSAASKVLISTSTPTFQVSGQGKTTDGDAGVRQAAHRTDTEVNFTARAIADARAELEALEKLKAALKHVEDDSQQTTTSVQQAATPMDNSQHTHAAEEGMSSVTQNKYAKHEAEHHSPLTGRLAGAEDVITDTADSRGQTSEHNIPSVATSVPSVPSTKEEQSDMNGKSVENNEKSATPRKLSSLLQHDIVMTVERRSEKSLVKTRMSADPPRPKDQHALFREELEKASRAREERRNNRKLEDSQRALHVSLIAKSEELKLDTKTMDRKLDQGLRNETDLSLVSSVAMRDSHLPGGSSKAEQSVSEPNPDQDMNCSKGGSGWTSAPVVMNGVIDLSDEEGVVTSAVEDNGSVQTRTFSKDWKPEDDLDSDDDIMDDTLYSRNSVSLETSNGFKSSVLSSRIDDMKSRKRSELKKAEYLDEYNKRGQKFRKSMHESFTNXFGSTSSSPRTLLKQDKSIDLGADRSEENGGHQKSSSSQDAVLTNGARRLSHTNSNIAEENGGNMVHWSGATDPSVGIMKRAGVAYVGSKGQIVVLPDYESVHPDPEGHARRDEEWHVPRIFGKKTKKFTYESTVRKKEKKRVAEEIAGVVGRREQQMEMERNRQKDTELQFRRLRHLESQERLHAVNIQQEQRHNDNHALGTTVLCTPSSLLLQQQQQQQQQQQQQQQQQQQQQQQQHLYTTFTADMANRSGQTSSLSPSSGVDGLLPSSFVIPQKQYYQDARTMTWDMADKLNRSQVLIPSSTAAPHLVNPTSYAMNHTELPASSLSATPGGLDSTYLNLYTTSLCFQPPQPQQQWSYMVGNLGNNGVVPQSTDEQLRSVGPGMFVSSAADSTALGGQQAMMNWMAARGNPLCGPVQIPIAMVNPMPAVVMDIPRPVDSFGASFYGHGKTDWRRRLPRAGPRGLAIFSGPG